A stretch of Sulfurimonas xiamenensis DNA encodes these proteins:
- a CDS encoding (Fe-S)-binding protein: MGKSAQEIFNFSSITDDCIKCGKCIPVCTIHGVNADEVTSPRGFLDLLGAYQRGNLELDENAKAIFESCFLCTACVEVCPKSLPTDMVIEQVRADIGKKFGIAWYKKAFFLLLRHRWLNDLAFKLGWAFQTCGFKIQADIDSMSSRFNLPMLKVDRLLPSLRKTSFLNSHPENINNGGKRKVAIFIGCLGNYNYVDVGNSLLEILKALEIDAFLAKDQKCCSAPAYFTGDFDTVDYNAKFNIEYFESFSKDVEAIIVPEATCSAMLKIDYEHYFHDQPEWKARAVALKDKIFMATEWLEKHTHLNELLESKKKDSKIVTYHDPCHAKKMQGIHQEPRNLISKNYNIVEMSDPNTCCGFGGVTMQSEKYHFAKAAGIPKADMIKKTNADVVSAECSACRMQINASMNYVDAKTVFKNPIELIAEALRD; encoded by the coding sequence ATGGGCAAATCAGCGCAAGAGATTTTTAATTTTTCTTCTATTACTGATGATTGTATCAAGTGTGGAAAATGTATACCCGTTTGTACTATTCATGGTGTAAATGCAGATGAGGTTACCTCTCCCCGTGGTTTTTTAGATCTTTTGGGAGCGTATCAAAGGGGAAATTTAGAGCTTGATGAAAATGCCAAAGCTATCTTTGAGAGCTGCTTCTTATGTACTGCATGTGTTGAGGTTTGTCCAAAATCACTTCCTACGGATATGGTGATAGAGCAGGTTAGAGCAGATATAGGCAAAAAATTTGGCATTGCATGGTATAAAAAAGCTTTCTTCTTGCTTCTTCGCCACCGTTGGCTAAATGACTTGGCTTTTAAACTTGGCTGGGCATTTCAGACTTGCGGATTTAAAATTCAAGCAGATATTGACTCAATGAGTTCGCGCTTTAATCTGCCGATGTTAAAAGTAGACAGACTCCTTCCAAGCCTTAGAAAAACATCATTTTTAAATTCTCACCCGGAAAATATAAACAATGGAGGGAAGAGAAAAGTTGCTATTTTTATAGGTTGTCTGGGAAATTACAACTATGTAGATGTAGGAAATTCTCTTTTGGAGATATTAAAAGCACTTGAGATTGATGCTTTTTTGGCAAAAGATCAAAAATGCTGCTCTGCGCCTGCCTATTTTACAGGCGATTTTGATACGGTTGATTATAATGCAAAGTTTAATATAGAGTATTTTGAGAGTTTTTCAAAGGATGTAGAAGCAATTATAGTTCCAGAGGCTACATGCAGCGCTATGTTAAAGATAGATTATGAGCACTATTTTCATGATCAGCCTGAGTGGAAAGCAAGAGCTGTTGCGTTAAAAGATAAAATTTTTATGGCAACAGAGTGGCTTGAGAAACATACACATCTTAATGAACTTTTAGAGTCTAAGAAAAAAGATTCAAAGATAGTTACATATCACGATCCGTGCCATGCCAAAAAAATGCAGGGCATTCATCAAGAACCAAGAAATCTTATCAGCAAAAATTACAATATTGTTGAGATGAGCGATCCAAATACATGCTGCGGATTTGGCGGCGTGACTATGCAGAGTGAGAAGTATCATTTTGCAAAAGCAGCAGGAATTCCAAAAGCAGATATGATTAAAAAAACAAATGCAGATGTAGTAAGTGCAGAGTGCAGCGCCTGCAGAATGCAGATAAATGCATCAATGAACTATGTGGACGCAAAAACTGTATTTAAAAATCCTATTGAGCTTATCGCTGAAGCCTTGAGAGACTAA
- a CDS encoding ABC transporter ATP-binding protein — protein MPFIKEYKLQYFLVLIGILLTVSATTATAHIMKPLMDEMFIEKKEDMLYLIPFGLVGIYFFKSIGRYMQSVFMAYIGQHIITRLREILLEKIINLDMTFLYLNRSGELISRITNDIDRIRYFVSNMLPELFRESLTVVALVGYVIYLNPLLAFYSLVLMPLIIYPLLLIAKKLKKYSRRSQEKNADVVSRLSEVFNNAEIIKANATQKFEINRFSIENWKFFKINMKAIYVGDIVSPMMEIVGAMGLAAVIFVGGREVYNGNMSVGEFTAFLTAVGLVFQPIRRIGTIYSKIQDAIAASERVFEVLDTKNKIVDGNKVLEDDITHIEYKDVKLKYDDFYALDTINIDIKQGQNIALVGDSGGGKSTFINMLLRFYDPDSGEVLINGTNIQEFTQDSLKHHISLVTQRIYIFQDTLAANVAYGQEVDEDRVKEALKLADAWDFVNSLENGIDTKMEEFGSNLSGGQRQRIAIARAIYKHASLILFDEATSALDNESEKRIHAALDAYTKDKITITIAHRLSTIEHADKILVMQKGKIVASGKHSELLEHSEVYQRLAGTFKN, from the coding sequence ATGCCATTTATAAAAGAGTATAAATTACAATATTTTTTAGTTCTTATCGGCATACTATTGACAGTGAGTGCAACTACTGCGACGGCTCATATTATGAAGCCTTTGATGGATGAGATGTTTATAGAAAAAAAAGAGGATATGTTATATCTTATACCTTTTGGGCTTGTCGGTATATATTTTTTCAAATCAATCGGCAGATATATGCAGTCAGTTTTTATGGCTTATATCGGTCAGCATATTATTACAAGGCTTCGAGAGATACTATTGGAAAAGATAATAAATCTTGATATGACATTTTTGTATCTCAACCGCAGCGGTGAACTTATCTCAAGGATTACAAACGATATAGACCGTATAAGATATTTCGTCTCAAATATGCTGCCGGAGTTATTTCGTGAGAGTTTGACTGTAGTCGCGCTTGTAGGTTATGTTATATATTTAAATCCATTACTTGCATTTTACTCTTTGGTTTTAATGCCGCTTATTATCTATCCGCTTCTTCTTATAGCTAAAAAATTAAAAAAATATTCTCGCCGTTCTCAGGAAAAAAACGCTGATGTAGTTTCGCGTTTGAGCGAAGTTTTTAATAATGCTGAGATCATAAAAGCAAATGCTACGCAAAAGTTTGAGATAAATCGATTTAGTATTGAGAACTGGAAATTTTTTAAGATAAATATGAAAGCCATATATGTTGGAGATATAGTCTCCCCTATGATGGAGATTGTCGGAGCCATGGGGCTTGCGGCGGTTATTTTTGTAGGCGGCAGAGAGGTTTATAACGGTAATATGAGTGTTGGAGAGTTTACAGCATTTTTAACCGCTGTCGGACTTGTTTTTCAACCCATCCGCCGCATAGGCACAATTTACTCAAAAATCCAAGATGCAATAGCTGCAAGCGAAAGGGTTTTTGAAGTACTGGATACTAAAAACAAGATTGTTGACGGAAACAAAGTTTTAGAAGATGATATCACGCATATAGAGTATAAAGATGTAAAGCTAAAATATGATGATTTTTACGCTCTAGACACTATAAACATAGATATAAAACAGGGGCAGAATATAGCGCTTGTCGGTGACAGCGGCGGTGGAAAAAGTACATTTATAAATATGCTTCTGCGCTTTTATGATCCAGATAGCGGTGAGGTTTTGATAAATGGCACAAATATACAAGAGTTTACGCAGGATTCGCTTAAACATCATATCTCACTGGTAACTCAGAGAATTTATATATTTCAAGATACTTTGGCGGCAAATGTTGCTTATGGCCAAGAAGTAGATGAAGATAGAGTAAAAGAAGCACTTAAACTGGCGGATGCATGGGACTTTGTAAATTCTCTTGAAAATGGAATAGATACTAAAATGGAAGAGTTTGGTTCAAACTTATCAGGCGGACAGAGACAAAGAATCGCAATTGCAAGAGCAATCTATAAACATGCCTCTTTAATTCTTTTTGATGAAGCAACATCAGCGCTGGATAATGAGAGTGAGAAGAGAATACATGCTGCTCTTGATGCATATACAAAAGATAAAATCACTATAACAATTGCGCACAGACTCAGTACAATTGAGCATGCGGATAAGATATTGGTAATGCAAAAAGGTAAAATTGTAGCAAGCGGAAAACATAGTGAGCTTTTGGAACATTCTGAGGTTTACCAAAGATTAGCCGGAACTTTTAAAAATTAA
- the hemN gene encoding oxygen-independent coproporphyrinogen III oxidase, which translates to MLDFAKFTKYSKPGPRYTSYPTALEFSDAFGYDEYVQKLEQQDPSRPLSLYFHLPFCKNACYFCGCNVVFTSKEDKMLRYLDYLKRELKILSKHLNCNREVIQMHFGGGTPTFFSAAQLEEVIKEIKSFFPNFVKDAEVSCEIDPRHIDEDQMRVLSENGFNRVSFGIQDFNEKVQIAIHRIQPYDTTKNAMDLARKYNMVSVNVDLIYGLPFQSLETFKETLELAITLNPDRFAVFNYAHVPWMKKTMRKIDETTLPLPDEKLKILQYTIDFLTSNGYKMIGMDHFAKPEDELFKAIQKGELHRNFQGYTTKGGADLIGVGLTSIGEGVAHYAQNFKDMREYEESIDSGKLPFERGIVLNEDDQIRQYVIMELMSNFKLDIKRFEKLFNIEFKKYFADAIEALKPFEEDELLTISDDFIECSQTGTLLIRNIAMPFDAYMKKHAANAKTFSKTV; encoded by the coding sequence ATGCTAGATTTCGCAAAATTTACAAAGTACTCAAAACCAGGACCTCGTTATACAAGTTATCCGACAGCTTTGGAGTTTAGTGACGCTTTTGGATATGATGAATATGTACAAAAATTAGAACAGCAAGATCCATCTCGTCCTTTGAGTCTTTACTTCCACCTACCGTTTTGCAAAAATGCATGTTATTTTTGCGGCTGCAATGTTGTTTTTACCTCCAAAGAAGATAAAATGCTTCGTTACTTGGACTATTTAAAAAGAGAGTTAAAGATTCTTTCAAAACATTTAAACTGCAACAGAGAAGTGATTCAGATGCACTTTGGCGGCGGTACACCGACATTTTTCAGTGCAGCGCAGCTTGAAGAGGTGATAAAAGAGATTAAGTCTTTTTTTCCAAATTTTGTAAAAGATGCCGAAGTCAGCTGCGAGATAGATCCGCGTCATATTGATGAAGATCAGATGAGAGTTCTAAGCGAAAACGGTTTTAATCGTGTAAGTTTTGGTATTCAGGATTTTAATGAAAAAGTTCAGATTGCTATTCACAGAATTCAACCTTACGATACCACAAAAAATGCTATGGATTTGGCAAGAAAATACAATATGGTTTCAGTAAATGTTGACCTTATATACGGACTCCCTTTTCAGTCGCTTGAAACATTTAAAGAAACTTTGGAACTGGCTATTACTCTCAATCCGGACAGATTTGCAGTATTTAACTACGCGCATGTTCCTTGGATGAAAAAAACTATGCGTAAGATTGATGAGACAACGCTTCCTCTTCCGGATGAAAAACTTAAAATTTTGCAGTACACCATAGATTTTTTAACTTCAAACGGTTACAAAATGATTGGAATGGATCACTTTGCCAAACCTGAAGATGAACTTTTTAAAGCTATACAAAAAGGTGAACTTCACAGAAACTTTCAAGGCTATACTACAAAAGGCGGAGCTGATCTTATAGGGGTAGGGCTTACTTCCATCGGCGAAGGAGTAGCTCATTATGCTCAAAACTTTAAAGATATGAGAGAGTATGAAGAATCAATTGATTCTGGAAAACTTCCGTTTGAACGCGGTATTGTTCTCAATGAAGATGATCAAATTAGACAATATGTGATTATGGAGCTTATGAGTAACTTTAAGCTTGATATAAAAAGATTTGAAAAACTCTTTAACATTGAGTTTAAGAAATATTTTGCTGATGCCATAGAAGCCCTTAAGCCTTTTGAGGAGGATGAACTTTTAACTATCAGCGATGATTTTATAGAGTGCAGCCAGACAGGTACTCTGCTTATTAGAAATATTGCGATGCCGTTTGATGCTTATATGAAAAAGCATGCGGCTAACGCAAAAACATTCTCAAAAACGGTATAG